In a genomic window of Chengkuizengella sediminis:
- a CDS encoding D-arabinono-1,4-lactone oxidase has protein sequence MLSLKQKPINEWKNWSGLVKSSPQNIIYPQNTEEVVKLIHHCIEQKQRLRVVGSGHSFTPLVHTNQLLISLDDMQGIVEVNDSEQWAEVWAGTKLKKLSLLLHQQGFALENMGDIDHQSIAGALSTGTHGTGVSLGNLSTQIKELTIVTGTGEVIICSDEKNQNMFKAAAISLGALGIIVKVKLKVVPSYKLHCRSFKQSITNCLEQLDHLKTNRNFEFFYYPHTETTQIKITNETNQTPSPSRPLQKFKNVVLENYVFWILSEASRLFPRLSKTISRISASGVPNAENINYSPFVYTSDRVVRFNEMEYCVPEGKLKKVVEEMKRCMDQQQFAVHFPIECRYVKKDDIWLSPSYQRNSAYIAVHMYKGMKYESYFQEMETIMQKYNGRPHWGKMHTLTSEKLKKLYPKWNDFQKLRDQMDPEGIFLNDYLEGVFDIKK, from the coding sequence ATGCTTTCTTTAAAACAAAAACCTATAAATGAATGGAAAAACTGGTCAGGACTAGTAAAAAGTTCACCTCAAAATATCATTTACCCTCAAAACACTGAGGAGGTTGTAAAACTCATTCATCATTGTATAGAACAAAAACAACGTTTACGTGTAGTAGGTTCGGGGCATTCTTTCACCCCTTTAGTTCATACAAATCAATTACTAATTTCACTAGATGATATGCAAGGGATTGTAGAAGTAAACGATTCAGAACAATGGGCAGAAGTTTGGGCGGGAACAAAACTGAAAAAACTTAGTTTGCTTTTACATCAGCAAGGTTTTGCCCTAGAAAATATGGGTGATATTGACCACCAATCTATCGCAGGTGCTTTGAGTACTGGAACACATGGTACAGGTGTAAGTCTTGGGAATCTATCAACGCAAATAAAAGAGCTCACAATCGTAACAGGTACGGGCGAAGTGATCATTTGTTCAGATGAAAAAAATCAAAATATGTTTAAAGCTGCAGCCATTTCCCTTGGAGCATTAGGGATTATAGTCAAGGTTAAACTTAAAGTGGTCCCTTCATACAAACTGCATTGTAGATCGTTCAAACAATCGATAACAAATTGTTTGGAACAATTAGACCATTTAAAAACCAATCGAAACTTTGAATTTTTTTATTACCCTCACACCGAAACAACTCAGATTAAGATCACGAACGAAACGAATCAAACACCTTCACCTAGTCGACCTTTACAAAAATTTAAAAATGTAGTTTTAGAAAATTATGTTTTTTGGATATTATCAGAAGCAAGTCGCCTTTTCCCTCGTTTAAGCAAAACAATCAGCCGAATTTCAGCTAGTGGTGTACCTAATGCAGAAAATATAAATTATAGTCCATTTGTTTATACATCAGATAGAGTGGTCCGTTTCAATGAAATGGAATACTGCGTACCTGAAGGAAAACTAAAAAAAGTTGTTGAAGAAATGAAAAGATGTATGGATCAACAACAATTTGCCGTTCACTTCCCAATTGAATGTCGTTATGTAAAAAAAGATGATATTTGGTTAAGTCCATCCTATCAAAGGAATTCAGCCTATATTGCTGTTCATATGTATAAAGGTATGAAGTATGAGTCGTATTTTCAAGAGATGGAAACGATTATGCAAAAATATAATGGCAGACCTCACTGGGGAAAAATGCATACCTTAACTTCAGAAAAATTAAAAAAGTTATACCCAAAATGGAATGATTTTCAAAAGTTAAGAGATCAAATGGATCCAGAGGGAATCTTTTTAAATGATTATTTGGAGGGGGTATTCGATATTAAAAAATGA
- a CDS encoding amino acid deaminase/aldolase: MNTYIQYKKATNHIAKPFAFLDVDLLDDNISQILGHSLNKKIRIASKSIRSVPILERIMEKSERFQGVMCYSAPEAVFLSEHGFDDLLLGYPITNTDYITSIVEQIREGKQITFMVDCFKHIKLIESIVKDEDIKIPVCIDVDMSLVYPNFRFGVYRSPLRSIHEIHQLIYTIQQSKQLKLDGLMGYEAQIAGVGDQVKGKPLTNSVVQLLKKQSIEQIKEKRAEIIDSIKEYDLSFRFVNGGGTGSLASTCKEEVITEVTVGSGFFSPLLFDSYKEFQYKPAAGFALDIVRKPKENIFTCTGGGYVASGATGKDKLPAPYLPEKTKLHSLEGAGEVQTPILYKGKENLDIGDPIFFRHSKSGELCERFNQLYCISNGEIVDEYLTYRGAGKCFL, from the coding sequence ATGAATACATATATTCAATATAAAAAAGCTACTAACCATATTGCAAAACCATTTGCCTTTTTGGATGTTGATCTGCTCGATGATAACATCTCCCAAATTTTAGGTCACAGTTTAAATAAAAAAATAAGAATAGCTAGTAAATCCATTCGCAGTGTACCAATTTTAGAAAGAATTATGGAAAAAAGTGAGCGTTTTCAAGGGGTGATGTGTTACTCTGCACCTGAAGCTGTCTTCCTCTCTGAACATGGGTTTGACGATCTATTATTGGGATATCCTATCACCAATACGGATTACATCACTTCTATTGTTGAACAAATAAGAGAAGGGAAACAAATCACCTTCATGGTAGATTGTTTCAAACATATCAAACTCATCGAAAGTATTGTTAAAGATGAAGATATTAAAATACCAGTATGCATCGATGTGGATATGTCTTTGGTTTATCCCAATTTCAGATTCGGAGTTTATCGTTCTCCTCTTCGTTCAATTCACGAAATACATCAACTTATTTATACCATTCAACAATCCAAACAGTTAAAACTAGATGGTTTAATGGGTTATGAAGCACAAATTGCAGGTGTCGGTGATCAAGTGAAAGGAAAGCCACTTACAAATTCAGTAGTTCAATTACTTAAAAAACAGTCTATTGAGCAGATAAAAGAAAAACGAGCAGAAATCATAGATTCAATAAAAGAATATGACCTATCATTTCGGTTTGTCAATGGAGGTGGGACAGGTAGCTTAGCAAGCACTTGTAAGGAAGAAGTGATAACTGAGGTCACTGTAGGGTCTGGATTTTTCTCTCCTCTATTATTTGATTCGTATAAGGAATTTCAATATAAACCAGCAGCGGGTTTTGCCCTAGACATTGTACGCAAACCAAAAGAAAATATATTTACTTGTACAGGTGGAGGATATGTTGCTTCTGGAGCAACAGGAAAGGATAAACTGCCAGCTCCTTATTTACCAGAAAAAACAAAACTTCATTCTTTGGAAGGTGCTGGTGAAGTACAGACTCCTATTTTATATAAAGGAAAAGAGAACTTGGACATAGGTGATCCTATCTTTTTCCGTCATAGTAAAAGCGGTGAGTTATGTGAGCGCTTTAATCAATTATATTGTATTTCAAATGGCGAAATTGTAGATGAATATTTGACTTACAGGGGGGCAGGGAAATGCTTTCTTTAA
- a CDS encoding 5'-nucleotidase C-terminal domain-containing protein, whose translation MKRLFIIALSCFLIFTSFSSVFAEGDNSTDTGVEENQGGEEQAVKKITILHTNDTHARINEGKYDGMGLAKLSTLVKEQEADNANVLLLDAGDTFHGTTFATLEQGKSIAEVFNAVGYDGMAAGNHDFNYGYERLLELKEMVTFPVLSANVIVEETGELLLPPYMIQEVDGVKLGIFGLSTPETHYKTHPKNVEGLKFTDPVEAAQTMVAELQSQEVDVIIALTHLGTDASSTDTSIKVAEGAPGIDLIVDGHSHTEDNIGESGTLIVSSGEYTKNLGVVELSFDENGELVSKEGSLITKEDAAEVEPDTEVQAVIDAITASQETILAEVVGSTSVVLDGEREQVRAGETNLGNLITDAMLNETGADVALTNGGGIRASIDVGEITKGEVITVLPFGNYIVTKEVSGAVIKAALENGIDSYPDAKGAFPHVAGIDYTIDVSKPAGERAVSIQINGEPLDLEKTYVLATNDFLAAGGDEYTMFADIAIKNEYPALDEVLIQYIQEKGEVSPVVEERITAINEVTEPEVTEPEVTEPEVTEPEEVPESSTGIYIVVPGDYLSKIAVKYNTTWQELQKLNQLDNPNLIFPDQEIIVPAE comes from the coding sequence ATGAAGCGTTTATTTATTATTGCTTTAAGTTGTTTTTTAATTTTTACTAGTTTTAGTTCTGTTTTTGCAGAAGGGGACAACTCAACGGATACTGGAGTTGAGGAAAATCAAGGTGGAGAGGAACAAGCAGTAAAAAAAATAACGATCCTACATACGAATGATACACATGCTAGAATTAATGAAGGTAAATATGATGGTATGGGACTTGCAAAATTATCTACGCTTGTTAAAGAACAAGAAGCAGATAATGCAAATGTACTTTTACTTGATGCGGGAGATACATTCCATGGAACGACTTTTGCTACTTTAGAGCAAGGGAAAAGTATTGCAGAAGTTTTTAACGCTGTTGGTTATGATGGAATGGCTGCAGGAAACCATGACTTTAACTATGGTTATGAAAGATTACTAGAATTAAAAGAGATGGTTACTTTTCCAGTATTGAGTGCAAATGTGATTGTTGAAGAAACGGGAGAATTATTATTGCCTCCTTATATGATTCAAGAAGTAGATGGTGTAAAACTAGGAATCTTCGGTTTATCTACACCAGAGACGCACTATAAAACACATCCAAAAAATGTAGAAGGTTTAAAGTTTACTGATCCTGTTGAAGCGGCTCAAACAATGGTAGCAGAACTTCAATCACAAGAAGTGGATGTCATCATCGCTTTAACACATTTAGGAACAGATGCTTCAAGTACGGATACTAGTATTAAGGTAGCTGAAGGAGCACCTGGAATTGATTTAATCGTTGATGGACACAGCCATACTGAAGACAACATTGGTGAAAGTGGAACTTTAATTGTAAGTTCTGGAGAGTATACTAAGAACTTAGGTGTGGTAGAGCTTTCTTTTGATGAAAATGGTGAGTTAGTAAGTAAAGAAGGAAGTTTAATTACTAAAGAAGATGCAGCAGAAGTTGAACCAGATACAGAAGTTCAAGCTGTAATTGATGCGATTACTGCATCTCAAGAAACAATTTTAGCAGAGGTTGTAGGTTCAACAAGTGTAGTACTTGATGGTGAAAGAGAACAGGTTCGAGCAGGTGAGACAAACTTAGGAAACCTAATTACAGATGCGATGTTAAATGAAACTGGAGCGGATGTAGCACTTACTAATGGTGGTGGTATTAGAGCTTCGATTGATGTAGGTGAAATTACAAAGGGTGAAGTGATTACTGTATTACCTTTTGGAAATTACATCGTTACTAAAGAAGTTTCAGGTGCAGTCATTAAAGCAGCATTAGAAAATGGGATTGATTCTTATCCAGATGCAAAAGGAGCATTTCCACATGTAGCAGGTATTGATTATACAATTGACGTTTCCAAACCTGCTGGAGAAAGAGCGGTATCTATTCAAATTAATGGAGAACCTCTTGATTTAGAGAAAACTTATGTATTGGCAACTAACGACTTCTTGGCTGCTGGTGGAGATGAATATACGATGTTTGCAGATATTGCGATTAAAAATGAATATCCAGCTCTAGATGAAGTACTTATTCAGTATATTCAAGAAAAAGGTGAAGTGAGTCCTGTGGTTGAGGAGCGTATAACTGCCATAAATGAAGTAACAGAACCTGAAGTAACAGAACCTGAAGTAACAGAACCTGAAGTAACAGAACCTGAAGAAGTACCTGAATCTAGTACAGGGATTTATATAGTGGTTCCTGGTGATTATTTATCTAAAATAGCAGTAAAATATAATACTACTTGGCAAGAACTTCAAAAATTGAATCAGCTAGACAATCCAAACTTAATCTTCCCAGATCAAGAAATAATCGTTCCAGCTGAATAA
- a CDS encoding dehydrogenase produces MKHQDSQKHNLDLPTARKIRRACNKEIYRTIKRLNTWIPPEKIKEAEELYYKKVLINSKYILENAQNRKLLSDWFDENVCAEFSILWGIEESKISKAFRNAFVGQKK; encoded by the coding sequence ATGAAGCATCAAGATTCACAAAAACATAATTTAGACTTGCCTACTGCCAGAAAAATTCGAAGGGCGTGTAATAAAGAAATCTATAGAACCATCAAACGTTTAAATACATGGATTCCACCCGAAAAAATAAAAGAAGCTGAAGAACTTTATTATAAAAAAGTATTGATTAATTCAAAATATATTTTAGAGAATGCACAAAATCGAAAACTACTATCCGATTGGTTTGATGAAAATGTATGTGCTGAATTTTCAATACTATGGGGTATAGAAGAGTCGAAAATAAGCAAGGCATTTAGAAATGCATTCGTAGGGCAAAAAAAATAA
- a CDS encoding nuclease-related domain-containing protein, with amino-acid sequence MEGEKIVKHQLKYLPRDYKVFHDIKLKTNGRTQQFDHVAIGPNGIFHIETKHWSGEIRFTSQGIQRSNNKNSADPTAQMYRHDYIIKELLRKNNLKTSIRGLICFSHPNSQIIGQSPAFKTIKVDRLLHTIQTYRTNKPVSKEEMKRLSNIIENSLGS; translated from the coding sequence ATTGAAGGAGAGAAAATAGTAAAACATCAGTTAAAGTATCTTCCAAGGGACTATAAAGTTTTTCATGATATAAAATTAAAAACAAATGGAAGAACACAACAATTTGATCATGTTGCGATCGGACCCAATGGTATATTTCATATTGAAACAAAACATTGGTCTGGTGAAATTCGTTTTACTTCCCAGGGAATTCAAAGGAGTAATAATAAAAACAGTGCAGATCCAACGGCACAAATGTATAGACATGATTATATTATAAAAGAACTATTGAGAAAAAATAATTTAAAAACTAGTATTCGTGGACTAATCTGTTTTTCTCATCCTAATAGTCAGATTATAGGTCAAAGTCCAGCTTTTAAAACGATAAAGGTAGATCGCCTATTACATACCATCCAAACCTATAGAACGAATAAACCTGTATCTAAGGAAGAAATGAAACGACTTTCAAATATAATTGAGAATAGCCTTGGAAGTTAA